In the Kaistella sp. 97-N-M2 genome, one interval contains:
- a CDS encoding reprolysin-like metallopeptidase: MKTKIFTLSTLLLAIMGFGQNYWTKSTNVPTENLTQRWVKPQKSAVYQVNLEKIKNDLSRVPQRFSGDKSHLVTFPSADGKYREYQVQEAPVMTAELQAKYADIRSYVGWQKDNPQNSIRFSVTPEEGISVMYFDGWEVSYLDKYTNDNSQYILYKRNDLPANDRLFSCDVEGLKEQTAEDLAGKAPLVSDGQFRTYRLALSATGEYTAFHGGTVPKALGAMAVTMTRVNGVYEKTISVTMVMIPNNDLIVYTDAATDPYTNGNPSAMITQNQTNTNAVIGVANYDIGHVFGTNSGGLAGLGVLCTASKARGVTGSGAPVNDPFDIDYVAHEMGHQFGANHTFRASTGSCNGNANNSTAYEVGSGSTIMAYAGICGVNNVQANSDAYFHSASVNEMYTVIRRATDCSVKVPNNNQVPTADAGLDYSIPKGTAFVLTGTGTDPDNDPISYLWEQLDNQVNTQPPVATATAGPVYRSLTPTVSPSRYFPSMNFILANNLVPKWEVTPSVARTLNFSLLVNDDKVTGNQAARDQMTVSVTNDGPFVVTSQPTNVEYDAADPLTVTWDVAGTAVAPINTQNVSILLSKDNGANFDVILAAAVPNNGSATVNLPNENIASARIMVKAVDNIYFALNASFFSVKKTLATVESNAKSIGIYPNPAKHEVNIKMGRSQSAAFTIYDASGRVVNSGNVSGKGKINVEKLTNGNYILKIVTKGGEQLSEKLLIRK, from the coding sequence ATGAAAACAAAAATCTTTACTCTTTCGACCCTGCTCCTTGCGATCATGGGTTTCGGACAAAATTACTGGACAAAATCTACAAATGTTCCTACGGAAAATCTGACTCAGCGTTGGGTAAAACCCCAGAAAAGTGCGGTATATCAGGTTAATTTAGAAAAAATTAAAAATGATTTGTCCCGTGTTCCGCAAAGGTTCTCCGGCGATAAAAGCCATCTTGTTACCTTTCCGTCGGCGGACGGAAAATATCGCGAATACCAAGTGCAGGAAGCACCTGTAATGACCGCGGAACTTCAGGCTAAATATGCCGATATTCGCTCCTATGTAGGATGGCAAAAAGACAATCCCCAAAATTCCATCCGTTTCAGCGTGACGCCCGAAGAAGGAATCAGCGTGATGTATTTCGACGGATGGGAGGTGAGTTATCTCGACAAATACACGAACGATAATTCGCAATATATTCTTTATAAAAGAAACGATTTACCTGCAAATGACCGTCTTTTTTCCTGCGATGTCGAAGGTCTAAAAGAACAGACTGCCGAAGATCTGGCTGGTAAAGCTCCGTTGGTTTCGGACGGCCAGTTCCGGACGTACCGACTTGCCCTCTCGGCCACGGGAGAATACACTGCTTTTCACGGGGGAACCGTGCCGAAAGCCCTTGGTGCGATGGCGGTTACCATGACGAGAGTAAATGGAGTATACGAAAAAACCATCTCCGTAACAATGGTGATGATTCCGAACAATGATCTGATCGTGTATACGGACGCGGCTACAGATCCCTATACGAACGGCAATCCGAGTGCGATGATCACGCAAAATCAAACCAATACAAATGCGGTGATAGGTGTCGCCAACTACGACATTGGCCATGTGTTTGGAACAAACAGTGGCGGTTTGGCCGGACTGGGAGTACTTTGTACAGCAAGCAAAGCACGAGGTGTTACAGGTTCGGGCGCACCCGTCAACGATCCCTTTGATATCGATTATGTGGCGCACGAAATGGGCCATCAGTTCGGGGCAAATCACACCTTTCGGGCAAGCACCGGTTCCTGCAACGGAAATGCAAACAATTCCACCGCTTACGAAGTGGGAAGTGGAAGCACCATTATGGCCTACGCAGGAATTTGTGGTGTAAACAATGTACAGGCTAACAGCGATGCGTACTTTCATTCCGCCAGCGTCAACGAAATGTACACCGTGATCCGCAGAGCCACCGACTGTTCTGTGAAGGTTCCTAATAACAATCAGGTTCCGACCGCAGATGCAGGTTTGGATTACAGCATTCCCAAAGGAACCGCATTCGTTTTAACGGGCACTGGTACGGATCCGGATAACGACCCTATATCTTACTTGTGGGAACAGCTGGATAACCAGGTTAATACACAGCCGCCCGTTGCAACTGCCACTGCAGGGCCGGTCTACCGTTCCTTGACGCCAACAGTGTCTCCTTCACGATATTTTCCTTCCATGAATTTTATTTTAGCCAACAATCTGGTTCCAAAGTGGGAGGTAACACCCTCTGTGGCGAGAACTTTAAATTTCTCCCTTTTGGTAAATGATGATAAAGTAACCGGAAACCAGGCGGCAAGAGACCAGATGACCGTATCGGTTACAAACGACGGTCCTTTCGTCGTAACCTCACAGCCCACAAATGTTGAATATGATGCCGCAGATCCGCTTACCGTAACCTGGGATGTAGCTGGAACCGCCGTCGCGCCCATAAACACGCAAAATGTAAGCATCCTTTTATCGAAAGATAACGGGGCCAATTTCGACGTTATTTTGGCAGCGGCTGTTCCAAATAATGGCTCTGCGACTGTAAATCTGCCCAACGAAAATATTGCTTCCGCAAGAATTATGGTAAAAGCGGTTGATAATATTTATTTTGCGTTGAATGCCTCTTTCTTTTCCGTCAAAAAAACTTTAGCCACAGTTGAAAGCAACGCGAAAAGTATTGGCATCTATCCAAATCCCGCAAAACATGAGGTGAATATAAAAATGGGCAGGTCACAAAGCGCAGCGTTCACGATTTATGATGCATCGGGAAGAGTGGTGAATTCCGGAAACGTATCCGGTAAAGGAAAAATTAATGTAGAGAAACTCACCAATGGAAATTACATTTTAAAAATCGTAACGAAAGGTGGGGAGCAACTCTCCGAAAAACTCCTGATTCGGAAATAA